A genomic stretch from Candidatus Methanomassiliicoccus intestinalis Issoire-Mx1 includes:
- a CDS encoding DHH family phosphoesterase, whose protein sequence is MIEKIAAKLSTGKKIVLMHGNADPDALGSAYALSQCFPDTYIGAPGGMDRVAKAVANKLSIEVIENPDISEYDYAVIVDCSSRDQVSADLSEIECVAIDHHAVSGDWDECLSICNENRKSCAEVILDILKCTDFKIDEKTGMALAAGMITDSGHFKFADSMMMRSFADLLDEAGIEMKDVISTTDLKQDVSERVSQLKGMQNMKFERIGDYIAAVSQRSSHEGSVCKAIINAGADIAFVGSQRKDEFRISARAKQDLVQKGFHLGKILNDVTGETNGVGGGHAGAAGLTGKGDIEAHLNICMSRSLDFFRFITSEGENKCKR, encoded by the coding sequence ATGATTGAAAAGATTGCTGCAAAGCTCAGCACCGGTAAAAAAATAGTTTTGATGCATGGCAATGCAGACCCTGATGCTCTTGGATCAGCTTATGCACTTTCACAATGCTTCCCTGATACATATATAGGGGCTCCTGGCGGCATGGACAGAGTGGCAAAGGCGGTAGCAAACAAACTCTCAATTGAAGTTATTGAAAATCCTGATATTTCCGAGTATGACTACGCAGTCATTGTAGACTGTTCTTCACGAGACCAAGTAAGTGCAGACTTGTCAGAGATAGAATGCGTAGCAATAGATCATCATGCAGTCAGCGGAGATTGGGACGAATGCTTATCGATTTGTAATGAGAATAGAAAAAGCTGCGCAGAAGTGATATTGGACATTTTAAAATGTACGGATTTTAAAATAGATGAAAAAACTGGTATGGCTCTCGCAGCAGGTATGATAACAGACAGTGGACATTTCAAATTTGCAGATTCGATGATGATGAGAAGCTTTGCAGATCTGCTGGATGAAGCTGGAATAGAAATGAAAGATGTTATAAGCACCACTGATCTCAAACAGGATGTTTCTGAAAGAGTATCACAGCTGAAAGGCATGCAGAACATGAAATTCGAAAGAATCGGTGATTATATTGCAGCAGTATCGCAAAGAAGTTCTCACGAAGGTTCAGTTTGTAAAGCAATAATCAATGCCGGAGCAGACATAGCCTTTGTAGGCTCTCAGAGAAAAGATGAATTCAGAATAAGTGCTAGAGCCAAACAAGATCTTGTTCAGAAAGGTTTTCACCTAGGTAAAATCCTGAATGACGTTACGGGTGAAACCAATGGCGTAGGAGGCGGACATGCCGGAGCTGCCGGGCTTACAGGAAAGGGTGACATAGAAGCTCATCTAAATATCTGCATGAGCAGATCCCTGGATTTCTTCAGGTTTATAACATCTGAAGGAGAGAACAAGTGTAAAAGATAA
- a CDS encoding DUF6951 family protein, with product MTSTVTANMNVCAKKTKVTALLNDSGEIELSFETDCANVKKYIEGFDKISPDDVTTLTNSAIMDPKRREHCSATCLVPSAIVHAAWLELGMLSKTRTQSVGSVNITFEKD from the coding sequence ATGACTTCTACGGTTACAGCCAATATGAATGTCTGCGCCAAAAAGACAAAGGTAACAGCGTTGCTGAACGATAGTGGAGAAATAGAACTCTCATTTGAAACAGACTGCGCAAATGTCAAAAAGTATATTGAAGGGTTTGACAAAATAAGCCCGGACGATGTTACAACCCTTACAAACAGTGCAATTATGGATCCTAAAAGAAGAGAACACTGTTCAGCAACATGTCTTGTTCCATCTGCGATAGTTCATGCTGCATGGCTTGAACTTGGTATGCTATCAAAAACAAGAACGCAAAGTGTAGGATCAGTAAATATTACATTTGAAAAGGACTGA
- the rrp42 gene encoding exosome complex protein Rrp42 produces MSEGIAEIKREYINKLLQVGRRVDGREANEYREIQIETNCIESAQGSARVKLGKTEVLAGIKMDVGTPFPDTPDRGVLTTNTELIPMASPDFEAGPPDAGAIELARVVDRGIRESEMIDLQKLCIAEGEEVWINFLDIYVLDYDGNLFDACFLAAAAALSTTIVPAAEREKGEDYPLPIKHLPIQTTAVKIENSILFDPTLDEEKVADARLTVTTDENGDIRAMQKGLSGAFTLEEVKQVIDSSLCISKELRKLIG; encoded by the coding sequence ATGTCTGAAGGGATTGCAGAAATAAAAAGAGAATATATCAACAAGCTTCTTCAAGTCGGGCGCAGAGTTGACGGTAGAGAAGCAAACGAGTACAGAGAAATTCAGATTGAAACCAACTGCATAGAGAGTGCACAGGGATCAGCAAGAGTGAAGCTTGGAAAGACCGAAGTACTTGCTGGAATCAAAATGGATGTAGGAACTCCTTTCCCAGATACACCAGACCGCGGAGTCCTTACCACCAATACAGAGCTTATACCAATGGCTTCTCCTGATTTTGAAGCCGGACCGCCAGATGCAGGAGCTATTGAATTAGCACGTGTAGTTGACCGCGGCATAAGAGAAAGCGAGATGATTGATCTTCAAAAGCTGTGCATTGCAGAAGGTGAAGAAGTCTGGATCAATTTCCTGGACATATACGTCCTTGATTATGATGGAAACTTATTTGATGCGTGTTTCTTAGCCGCCGCAGCTGCCCTGTCTACAACAATTGTCCCGGCTGCAGAACGCGAAAAAGGCGAGGATTATCCGCTGCCGATTAAGCATCTGCCGATTCAGACTACAGCTGTGAAAATAGAAAACTCTATATTGTTTGACCCAACTCTCGACGAAGAAAAGGTCGCAGATGCACGCCTTACAGTCACCACAGATGAGAACGGCGACATAAGGGCTATGCAGAAAGGTCTTTCTGGTGCATTCACGCTAGAAGAAGTTAAGCAAGTGATCGATTCATCTCTTTGCATAAGCAAAGAACTCAGAAAACTCATTGGGTGA
- a CDS encoding 50S ribosomal protein L37ae, with protein sequence MSSKSTEKVGSSGSFGARYGVVVRNRTRDIMKVRRAKHECPVCHRNNVKRVSSGVWECSKCSAKFTASAYSPLSKKDLSGATLAKASQVDTEKNGE encoded by the coding sequence ATGTCGTCCAAGTCCACTGAAAAAGTAGGAAGCTCGGGAAGTTTCGGTGCCCGTTACGGTGTAGTCGTAAGGAACCGTACCCGTGACATCATGAAGGTTAGGCGTGCAAAACACGAGTGTCCAGTATGCCACAGGAATAATGTGAAAAGAGTAAGCAGCGGTGTTTGGGAATGTTCCAAATGCTCTGCAAAATTCACTGCAAGCGCATACTCTCCATTGTCCAAAAAGGACCTTTCTGGAGCAACACTTGCTAAGGCTAGTCAAGTCGATACGGAAAAGAACGGTGAGTAA
- a CDS encoding MBL fold metallo-hydrolase, which produces MKAEMGKKSQIILSNGVEVSGAGRYLFDAQFFESEGTHCISHAHSDHLPRKISRGEAVCSETTMRCINECTKHRISKLSDPNIEMFDAGHMAGSCMFRLPIDDETILYTGDFSTKNRFGIDGAKPHKTDILIMESTFGKPEYVFPPQDEMGAVIHDWVEDNLAQNVSVVLYSYPFGKSQDLLRILSDLDPLVDDSVSKATSSACPELSFRKYSDEEDLKEPFVLISRPYSKKKSMEAPWRRADMQTAAVSGWAMNPSYKYMAGVNEAFPLSDHAGFDELINFAEGCKPSLVLTHHGFATELAMEIRSRLGIDARPLVRGQCSIFDF; this is translated from the coding sequence ATGAAAGCCGAAATGGGTAAAAAATCTCAGATAATCTTATCAAACGGTGTTGAAGTCTCAGGAGCTGGTAGATACCTCTTCGATGCTCAATTTTTTGAATCTGAGGGAACACACTGCATTTCACATGCGCATTCTGATCATTTGCCTAGAAAGATCAGCAGAGGTGAGGCAGTATGTTCAGAAACAACTATGAGATGCATAAATGAATGCACCAAGCACAGAATCTCTAAATTATCAGACCCTAATATTGAGATGTTTGATGCCGGTCATATGGCTGGATCATGTATGTTCAGATTACCCATTGACGATGAAACAATACTGTATACTGGTGATTTTTCTACAAAAAATCGATTTGGAATAGATGGGGCCAAACCGCATAAAACAGACATACTCATCATGGAGTCTACATTTGGAAAGCCAGAATATGTTTTTCCTCCACAAGATGAAATGGGAGCGGTTATTCATGATTGGGTGGAAGACAATCTGGCTCAGAACGTGTCTGTGGTGCTCTACTCGTATCCTTTTGGAAAGTCTCAAGATCTTCTAAGAATCTTGTCAGATCTGGATCCTCTAGTTGATGATTCCGTTTCAAAAGCCACATCTTCAGCCTGCCCAGAATTGTCATTTAGAAAATATTCGGACGAAGAAGATTTAAAAGAACCATTCGTGTTGATTTCTCGACCGTACTCTAAAAAGAAATCGATGGAAGCTCCTTGGAGGAGAGCGGATATGCAGACCGCAGCTGTTTCTGGATGGGCTATGAATCCCTCTTACAAGTATATGGCGGGGGTTAACGAAGCATTTCCCCTTTCAGATCATGCAGGATTTGATGAACTGATCAATTTTGCTGAGGGCTGTAAGCCTTCGCTGGTGCTAACTCATCACGGCTTTGCTACCGAGTTAGCAATGGAAATCCGCAGCAGACTTGGAATAGATGCCCGTCCTTTAGTCCGAGGACAGTGCAGCATATTCGATTTTTAA
- the rrp41 gene encoding exosome complex exonuclease Rrp41, which translates to MTTDIELVNKDGIRIDGRTAEEMRPLRIEAGVLNNADGSAYLEWGKNKVLCAVYGPRECHPRHMQNPTKAIVQCKYNMLSFSVSDRKRPGPDRRSIEISKIISEALEYVIFTENYPRASIDVYIEVLQANAGTRCAGLTAASVALADAGIPMKDLVPAVAIGKADGHIVLDLNKEEDNFGNADLPIAMIPRTGEVLLMQMDGHMTMEEFNTALEYGKKACEKVYEIQKDALKRKYSIQSEDTEEPEPTADEDHNEEGDE; encoded by the coding sequence ATGACAACTGATATTGAATTAGTTAACAAAGATGGAATTAGGATTGATGGAAGGACTGCAGAAGAAATGCGTCCTTTAAGGATAGAAGCTGGCGTATTAAACAATGCAGACGGATCTGCATATTTGGAGTGGGGTAAAAACAAGGTATTATGTGCTGTATACGGCCCAAGAGAATGCCACCCAAGACACATGCAGAATCCCACAAAAGCGATTGTACAATGCAAATACAATATGCTTTCATTTTCTGTATCTGACAGGAAAAGACCTGGCCCAGACAGAAGATCCATAGAGATATCAAAGATCATATCTGAAGCTTTAGAGTATGTGATTTTTACAGAGAATTATCCCCGCGCATCAATTGATGTATATATCGAAGTCCTGCAGGCCAATGCGGGTACAAGATGCGCAGGTCTAACAGCTGCCTCAGTGGCACTGGCAGATGCAGGTATTCCCATGAAGGATCTTGTTCCTGCTGTAGCAATAGGCAAAGCTGATGGCCACATAGTTCTTGATCTAAATAAGGAAGAAGATAACTTTGGAAATGCAGACTTACCGATCGCTATGATCCCAAGGACTGGCGAAGTCCTCCTGATGCAGATGGATGGCCATATGACGATGGAAGAGTTCAATACTGCACTGGAATATGGTAAAAAAGCATGTGAAAAAGTTTACGAGATCCAGAAAGACGCTCTGAAACGTAAATATTCAATCCAATCAGAAGATACAGAAGAACCTGAACCCACCGCTGATGAAGACCATAATGAAGAAGGTGATGAGTGA
- a CDS encoding hydantoinase/oxoprolinase family protein: MELGLGIDTGGTYTDAVLIDLESNSIISKAKALTTRDDLSVGIRNSMKLFDRSLLKKVSMVSLSSTLATNSVVEGKGCRVGVISVGRDFDSSIVADESITISGGHDLNGAELNPLDIDSAEKFMNSIKSKVDSIAITSYLSVRNPEHELILKDLASKILNLPVVCGHELSSSLGFNERTITSVMNARLIPIIKELINSMKSAMVEYDINAPLMIVKGDGSLMNDEIAVERPVETVLSGPAASMIGAKTLTGLNDAIVMDMGGTTTDIGILRNGQPRLEKEGAMIGGKRTRVLAAEIYTSGIGGDSRIVVKGNKFSLTPLRVMPLCIATTKWPQLFPRLEEISKRCFFFNLESINVNNIVQDIEFFVKIKDIKDAPLSENDRKLLEYISNEPFSLSEAGASLNLHPFAFNVSKMEELGMIQRIGLTPTDILHAEGSYIEYDRKASEYGVKHQALKMNMLPEEFISFAKEKVIEKISEELLKKLFLENIGTFELDKVSKALVDRVVSGSSDDFSCSISLNLPIIGIGAPVSAYYPLMSEKLNAKLFLPEYSEVGNAIGAVTGSVIEQVEILIKPVSGSRIIDDPNCTLFATFGKYEYETWSKAVEDGKTLGCEYVKRRALKSGARNVDINIVQDDREYTVGMEYSDSKILMETVLTITAIGKPNQFFVEEA; encoded by the coding sequence ATGGAGCTTGGGCTAGGGATAGACACTGGTGGAACATATACTGATGCAGTTTTAATAGATCTTGAATCAAACAGTATAATCTCAAAGGCAAAAGCGTTGACTACGAGGGACGATCTCTCAGTCGGCATAAGAAATTCTATGAAACTGTTTGACAGATCCTTGCTGAAAAAAGTAAGCATGGTATCTCTTTCTTCGACCTTGGCAACAAATTCGGTCGTGGAAGGGAAAGGCTGCCGCGTAGGCGTGATCTCAGTAGGGCGAGATTTTGACAGCTCGATAGTCGCCGATGAATCTATAACGATCTCTGGAGGACACGATCTTAATGGTGCGGAGCTAAATCCTCTTGACATAGACTCTGCTGAAAAATTTATGAATTCTATAAAAAGCAAAGTAGACAGCATAGCGATAACTAGTTACTTAAGTGTCAGAAATCCTGAACATGAGCTCATATTGAAAGATCTAGCATCAAAAATATTGAATCTTCCAGTGGTTTGCGGTCATGAACTTTCATCAAGTCTTGGATTTAATGAACGGACCATTACATCTGTGATGAATGCAAGATTAATTCCAATTATAAAAGAATTAATCAATTCTATGAAAAGCGCGATGGTGGAATATGATATTAACGCGCCTCTTATGATTGTAAAAGGTGACGGCTCTCTTATGAATGACGAAATCGCTGTAGAAAGACCTGTAGAAACCGTACTTTCAGGACCTGCCGCGAGTATGATTGGCGCAAAGACCCTTACAGGTCTCAACGATGCAATCGTCATGGACATGGGTGGCACTACTACAGACATAGGAATACTGAGAAACGGGCAGCCAAGACTTGAAAAAGAAGGTGCTATGATTGGAGGGAAGAGAACAAGAGTTCTGGCCGCTGAAATATATACCTCTGGTATAGGCGGAGACAGCAGAATTGTTGTAAAAGGAAATAAATTCTCTTTAACTCCTCTCAGAGTAATGCCGCTTTGCATAGCCACGACTAAATGGCCGCAGCTGTTTCCACGATTGGAAGAGATCTCAAAAAGGTGTTTTTTCTTCAATTTAGAAAGTATAAATGTAAATAATATTGTACAGGATATTGAATTTTTTGTAAAAATAAAGGATATAAAAGATGCTCCATTGTCTGAAAATGACCGTAAATTACTTGAATATATATCAAACGAGCCATTTTCTCTGAGTGAAGCAGGTGCATCATTAAACCTTCATCCATTTGCTTTTAACGTATCAAAAATGGAAGAATTGGGAATGATCCAGCGCATCGGCCTGACGCCAACTGACATTCTGCATGCAGAAGGGAGTTATATCGAATATGATCGTAAGGCATCAGAATATGGTGTAAAACATCAGGCTTTGAAGATGAATATGCTACCAGAAGAATTTATTTCATTTGCTAAAGAAAAAGTAATTGAAAAAATATCAGAAGAGCTGCTTAAAAAATTATTTTTAGAGAATATAGGAACATTTGAGCTGGATAAAGTCTCAAAAGCATTGGTAGACAGAGTGGTCTCAGGATCATCGGATGATTTCAGTTGTTCCATATCTCTGAACTTGCCGATAATTGGAATAGGAGCACCAGTATCTGCATACTATCCGTTGATGTCTGAAAAACTAAATGCAAAATTGTTCCTTCCTGAATACTCTGAAGTTGGGAATGCCATTGGAGCAGTAACCGGAAGTGTTATTGAACAGGTGGAAATCCTCATAAAACCAGTTTCTGGCTCCAGGATAATTGACGATCCTAATTGTACTTTGTTTGCGACCTTTGGAAAATACGAGTATGAAACATGGAGCAAGGCCGTAGAAGACGGAAAGACGCTGGGATGTGAGTACGTTAAACGCAGAGCTCTAAAATCTGGAGCACGAAATGTGGACATCAATATAGTTCAAGATGACAGAGAATATACGGTAGGAATGGAATATTCTGACAGTAAAATCCTGATGGAGACTGTTTTAACGATTACTGCTATCGGAAAACCCAATCAGTTCTTTGTTGAAGAAGCCTAA
- a CDS encoding GNAT family N-acetyltransferase has protein sequence MSKITLEKVTADKIEELSSLAYKIWRECFPGIISNEQIEYMLEKFQSVQAITKQIQTGYEYYFITCDGKTAGYTGIIVNSDGIFLSKIYLIDTFRGNGIASEAIRIIAKTGSPITLTVNRGNLRAIRAYEKMGFVKIREQKADIGSGFIMDDYVMQLN, from the coding sequence GTGTCTAAAATCACTCTTGAAAAAGTAACTGCTGATAAGATTGAAGAGCTGTCTTCATTGGCATATAAAATATGGAGAGAATGCTTTCCAGGTATAATCTCCAACGAGCAGATTGAATATATGTTGGAAAAATTTCAATCCGTTCAAGCCATAACCAAACAAATTCAAACTGGGTATGAGTATTATTTTATTACCTGTGATGGGAAGACTGCTGGATATACAGGCATAATTGTGAATTCTGATGGGATATTCTTAAGCAAGATTTATCTGATCGACACTTTCCGTGGAAATGGAATAGCTTCAGAAGCAATAAGGATAATCGCGAAAACCGGGAGCCCTATCACTCTGACAGTGAATCGAGGAAATCTTCGTGCAATCCGCGCATATGAAAAAATGGGATTCGTAAAGATCAGAGAACAAAAGGCAGATATCGGCAGTGGATTCATCATGGATGATTACGTTATGCAACTGAACTGA
- a CDS encoding DNA-directed RNA polymerase subunit P: MYKCGKCNEPIRSNINAVGIQCEKCGSKIFYKERPNVKKVVKAR, encoded by the coding sequence ATGTACAAATGCGGGAAATGCAACGAACCTATTCGTTCCAACATAAACGCTGTTGGAATTCAATGTGAAAAATGCGGTTCAAAAATCTTTTATAAGGAAAGACCGAACGTAAAGAAGGTCGTAAAGGCTAGGTGA
- a CDS encoding prefoldin subunit beta, which produces MDSVSPQVQNQIAQFQQLQQQLQAVLTQKLQMDAQVREMTRTVEELGKAPQDAVIYKSAGSLMIKADGKESVLKDLEESKETLEIRLKGVERQEKALREKYQAMQDQINKAISTGLPLNNQ; this is translated from the coding sequence ATGGACAGTGTAAGCCCACAAGTTCAGAATCAAATTGCACAGTTCCAGCAACTTCAGCAGCAGTTGCAGGCAGTGCTCACGCAAAAACTTCAGATGGATGCACAGGTTAGAGAGATGACACGCACCGTTGAAGAGCTAGGCAAAGCTCCACAAGATGCAGTGATCTATAAAAGTGCTGGCTCCTTGATGATCAAAGCAGATGGTAAAGAATCAGTTCTCAAAGATCTGGAAGAAAGCAAAGAAACGCTTGAAATACGTCTAAAAGGCGTAGAGAGGCAAGAAAAAGCTTTGAGAGAAAAATACCAGGCTATGCAAGACCAGATCAACAAAGCTATCTCAACAGGTCTTCCATTAAACAATCAATAA
- a CDS encoding KEOPS complex subunit Pcc1 — protein MPKAVLHLDTPHEAAVWSALFPEIGREVPRTHVEISHEAGEIILSIDAADIGALRAALNSYLRWIAVSEDIAKIAGD, from the coding sequence TTGCCGAAGGCAGTCCTTCATTTAGACACCCCGCATGAAGCAGCAGTTTGGTCTGCCCTCTTTCCAGAAATAGGAAGAGAAGTCCCAAGAACCCATGTAGAAATATCTCATGAGGCTGGGGAGATCATATTGAGCATTGATGCAGCAGACATCGGTGCTTTGAGGGCGGCCCTTAATTCATATTTAAGATGGATAGCGGTTTCAGAAGATATCGCAAAAATAGCAGGTGACTAA
- a CDS encoding phosphoribosyltransferase: protein MADVESFKCKLVSYDEITKWCSDVADKIRDIGYMPEVVVGLTRGGWVPARILCDELFVKKLYAVKTEHWGVTANPDGNALLTQELITDVTGERVLVIDDITDTGASLKLAVDHVKQKNPAEVMSASLIHIERSEYVPDVYSYSISGNDWTWFIFPWNVHEDMRTILPKTLYEPKNNKEIQNAFIEQFQIEPSATLISKTLRDLERLGKVKENNGLWELQ from the coding sequence ATGGCAGACGTTGAGAGTTTTAAGTGCAAACTAGTATCTTACGATGAGATTACCAAATGGTGCAGTGACGTAGCTGATAAAATCAGAGACATAGGATATATGCCTGAAGTAGTAGTCGGACTTACACGCGGTGGATGGGTTCCAGCTAGAATCCTCTGCGATGAACTCTTTGTGAAAAAACTATATGCGGTAAAGACAGAACACTGGGGAGTCACTGCAAATCCAGACGGTAATGCACTCCTTACTCAAGAACTAATAACAGACGTTACTGGAGAAAGAGTCCTAGTCATAGACGACATAACTGATACTGGAGCATCCTTGAAATTGGCAGTAGATCATGTCAAACAGAAGAATCCTGCAGAGGTCATGAGTGCTTCATTGATACACATCGAACGTTCTGAGTATGTCCCTGATGTTTATTCATATAGTATCTCTGGAAACGATTGGACATGGTTCATATTCCCATGGAATGTCCATGAAGACATGAGAACGATTCTGCCAAAGACACTCTATGAGCCTAAAAACAATAAAGAGATACAGAATGCTTTCATAGAACAATTCCAGATAGAGCCATCAGCCACTCTAATCTCAAAAACACTGCGTGATCTGGAACGTTTGGGAAAGGTTAAAGAAAACAATGGGTTGTGGGAATTGCAATAA
- the hpt gene encoding hypoxanthine/guanine phosphoribosyltransferase, with translation MLDVLKESLANVQIIKKGDYSYFIHPLADGIPNISAELLDEVSDEIVKRLPPCNLILSPEAMGIPIATAVSLKTSIPCSIIRKRSYGISGEVCIKQHTGYSQSMMYINGVSAGDEVVLIDDIISTGGTIRAIIPVLKTIGAQVKGVIVLFNKNHGAEKVSQDLGISIDSLVDVELVDDKIDFFMHQ, from the coding sequence ATGCTTGATGTGCTCAAAGAAAGTCTTGCTAACGTCCAGATTATTAAAAAAGGGGACTACAGTTATTTTATCCATCCACTGGCCGATGGAATTCCAAACATAAGTGCAGAATTATTGGATGAAGTTTCAGATGAGATTGTAAAAAGGCTTCCTCCGTGTAATCTGATACTGTCTCCAGAAGCAATGGGCATCCCCATTGCTACTGCAGTGTCATTGAAAACATCGATTCCATGCAGCATAATTCGAAAAAGATCATATGGTATTTCTGGAGAAGTCTGCATAAAACAGCACACTGGCTATTCTCAAAGTATGATGTATATCAACGGTGTATCAGCTGGAGATGAAGTAGTACTCATAGATGACATAATCTCTACTGGAGGAACAATCCGTGCAATAATTCCAGTTTTGAAAACAATCGGCGCACAAGTCAAAGGCGTCATCGTATTGTTCAATAAGAATCACGGTGCAGAAAAAGTGTCACAGGATCTCGGCATCAGCATCGACAGTCTGGTAGATGTTGAACTTGTAGATGACAAGATAGATTTCTTCATGCATCAATAA
- a CDS encoding MFS transporter, whose protein sequence is MNSRLMLIYLTSFVSPFSTNAVLALVPDLKGAFDATAPQILTSVTAYMIPYALLMLISGATSDSYGRRQIATAGLGIFAVGSAVIVFSPDLSVFLAGRAVQGAGFALVQPILQALLGDIVPHEELGKAMGYSNGASAAGVASGPLVAGVLALIDWRGVFVFTAIYAIIALLLFLKLFEDDRVTERPEEGIITVLKKGAKSKGIIPLCIAGFLTFLSYIGMMSFVSDLLSLPPLRLDESYIGIVLGIAGLSGVAISPFSGRVSDRFGRFSGSAIGFSIMIAALILITLSSSTIEYIITLSLLRVGTSFSWASMLATSVEISPKYKGAVSSIFNTVRYSGYALAPVAFTPLYNSVDVKAIGYAGAIGTAGAFICIALARLILNKEEGRSYKSAR, encoded by the coding sequence TTGAATAGCCGCCTAATGCTCATATATCTCACATCATTTGTAAGCCCATTCAGCACGAATGCTGTATTGGCTTTGGTGCCTGATTTAAAAGGAGCGTTTGACGCCACAGCTCCGCAGATATTAACGTCTGTGACAGCATATATGATTCCATATGCGCTGCTGATGCTGATAAGCGGTGCTACTTCAGATTCATACGGAAGACGACAGATAGCAACTGCCGGCCTGGGAATCTTTGCTGTTGGGAGCGCAGTTATTGTTTTCAGCCCGGACTTAAGCGTGTTTCTAGCTGGAAGAGCTGTACAGGGTGCGGGTTTTGCCCTTGTTCAACCAATACTGCAGGCTCTTCTCGGAGACATTGTACCCCATGAAGAACTTGGAAAGGCAATGGGATACTCAAACGGTGCTAGCGCAGCTGGTGTGGCTTCCGGCCCGCTTGTAGCAGGAGTCCTTGCACTGATTGATTGGCGAGGAGTATTTGTCTTCACTGCGATATATGCGATAATCGCACTCTTACTGTTTTTGAAATTGTTCGAAGATGACCGCGTAACAGAACGTCCTGAAGAAGGGATAATTACAGTATTGAAAAAAGGAGCTAAATCAAAAGGAATAATTCCACTGTGTATCGCGGGATTTCTTACATTTCTATCATACATAGGTATGATGTCTTTCGTATCCGATTTACTTTCACTTCCTCCTTTGAGGCTTGATGAAAGTTATATTGGGATTGTATTAGGAATAGCTGGACTATCTGGAGTTGCGATAAGCCCATTCAGCGGAAGAGTAAGTGATAGATTTGGCAGATTTTCCGGTTCTGCCATAGGATTTTCTATAATGATCGCAGCTCTGATATTGATCACCCTATCATCAAGCACGATTGAATACATCATCACCCTGTCTTTACTGAGAGTGGGTACCTCATTTTCATGGGCATCAATGCTGGCAACATCTGTAGAGATTTCTCCAAAATACAAAGGAGCAGTTTCGTCCATATTCAACACTGTAAGATACAGCGGGTATGCATTGGCTCCTGTGGCATTCACTCCGCTTTACAACTCCGTTGATGTAAAAGCAATCGGTTATGCTGGAGCTATAGGAACTGCCGGAGCATTCATCTGTATTGCATTGGCTCGCTTGATTCTAAATAAAGAAGAAGGCAGATCATATAAATCCGCAAGGTGA